CGCGGCGTAAAGCTCAATTACCCGGAATCGGTGGCCCTGATCAGCGCCTTCATTATGGAAGGGGCGCGCGACGGGCAGACGGTGGCGGAGTTAATGGAAGCCGGTCGCCACGTCCTGACCCGCAGCCAGGTGATGGAGGGCGTGCCGGAGATGATCCCGGACATTCAGGTGGAGGCCACCTTCCCGGACGGCTCCAAGCTGGTCACCGTTCACAATCCGATCCTGTAAGGGGGGCAGCATGATCCCAGGCGAATACCAGATACAACCCGGCCAGATCGCGATCAACGCAGGCCGTAACACCCTGAGCGTGATCGTCGAGAACCACGGCGACAGGCCGATCCAGGTCGGATCCCACTACCATTTTTACGAGGTGAATCCGGCCCTGAAGTTCGATCGTGAGCCCACCAGAGGCTACCGGCTGAACATCGCCGCTGGCACCGCCGTGCGCTTCGAGCCGGGCCAAAAGCGCGCCGTGACGCTGGTGCAGGTGGCGGGCGCACAGCGCATCGTTGGCTTTCGCGGCGAGGTGATGGGCGAGGTGGATCATGGCTGAGATCTCACGTCAGGCCTATGCCGATATGTTTGGCCCCACCACCGGGGATAAAGTGCGGCTGGCCGATACCGATCTGTGGATCGAGGTGGAGCAGGATCTGACGATCTACGGCGAAGAGGTCAAATTCGGCGGCGGGAAGGTGATCCGCGACGGCATGGGCCAGGGGCAGATGACGGCGCAGGAGTGCGTGGATCTGGTTCTGACCAACGCGCTGATCGTCGATCACTGGGGGATCGTCAAAGCCGATATCGGCGTGAAGGACGGTAGGATCGTCGCCGTCGGCAAAGCCGGTAACCCGGACATTCAGCCCGGCGTGGCCATCCCGATTGGCGCTGCCACCGAGGTGATCGCCGCCGAAGGCAAGATCGTCACCGCAG
This Leclercia sp. S52 DNA region includes the following protein-coding sequences:
- a CDS encoding urease subunit gamma, producing MELTPREKDKLLLFTAALVAERRLARGVKLNYPESVALISAFIMEGARDGQTVAELMEAGRHVLTRSQVMEGVPEMIPDIQVEATFPDGSKLVTVHNPIL
- a CDS encoding urease subunit beta, yielding MIPGEYQIQPGQIAINAGRNTLSVIVENHGDRPIQVGSHYHFYEVNPALKFDREPTRGYRLNIAAGTAVRFEPGQKRAVTLVQVAGAQRIVGFRGEVMGEVDHG